TGAACAAACCTACGCCGCCATCATCGAAGCCGCCTACGCTCTATTTCTGAAGAAGGGCTATCACGGCACAAGCATGAGGCAAATTGCCGAGCGCGCCGACCTGGCCC
The sequence above is a segment of the Chloroflexota bacterium genome. Coding sequences within it:
- a CDS encoding TetR family transcriptional regulator, translated to MPEEKPLSKGEQTYAAIIEAAYALFLKKGYHGTSMRQIAERADLA